In one window of Malassezia japonica chromosome 9, complete sequence DNA:
- the ERG13 gene encoding hydroxymethylglutaryl-CoA synthase (EggNog:ENOG503NUD4; COG:I; TransMembrane:1 (o369-388i)), with the protein MSQRPENVGIKAIEVYFPKRCISEADLEEFDGVSKGKYTIGFGQQYMAFTDDREDIQSFALTAVSNLLEKYNVDPKNIGRLDVGTETIIDKSKAVKTVLMDLFASHGNTDIEGIDSKNACYGGTAALFNAVNWIESSSWDGREAIVFAGDIAIYAEGSARPVGGAGAVAMLIGPNAPLVMEPVHGTHMINAWDFYKPDLSSEYPQVDGPETLQTYLGSVDASYDAFRAKYSKLAKSKGLPLNKSATSQDPRADFSLADVDFVALHSPYAKLVQKGFARMLYNDYLADPTNEKYAEVPAEYKDLDRRSTITNKDLEKLFTALAKPLGNEKLEPGMDTVRRCGNMYTGSLYGGFASLLSNKSSEELQGKRILMYSFGSGCAASMFVIRVAGATDKIRATLDLTERLAAMQVVPCNAYVDALKTREATHNAVAYDPQGSLEDLWKGAYYLAKVDDKYRRFYERV; encoded by the exons ATGTCGCAACGTCCCGAGAACGTCGGTATCAAGGCCATCGAGGTATACTTCCCCAAGCGC TGCATTTCTGAAGCGGATCTGGAGGAGTTCGATGGCGTGTCGAAAGGCAAGTACACGATTGGCTTCGGCCAGCAGTACATGGCCTTTAccgacgaccgcgaggACATCCAGTCGTTTGCCTTGACCGCCGTGTCGAACCTGCTCGAAAAGTACAACGTCGACCCCAAGAACATTGGCCGCCTCGATGTGGGCACCGAGACGATCATCGACAAGTCAAAGGCCGTCAAGACGGTGCTGATGGACCTCTTTGCATCGCACGGCAACACGGACATTGAGGGCATCGACTCGAAGAACGCGTGCTACGGTGGCACCGCTGCGCTCTTTAATGCGGTCAACTGGATCGAGTCCAGCTCGTGGgacggccgcgaggcgatTGTGTTTGCGGGCGACATTGCGATCTACGCCGAgggcagcgcgcgcccggtcggcggcgcgggcgcggtcGCGATGCTGATCGGCCCTAATGCCCCGCTAGTCATGGAAC CCGTGCACGGAACGCACATGATCAACGCTTGGGACTTTTACAAGCCCGATCTCTCGTCCGAGTACCCCCAGGTCGACGGCCCTGAGACGCTGCAGACCTACCTCGGCTCGGTGGATGCTTCGTACGATGCTTTCCGTGCCAAGTACAGCAAGCTCGCCAAGTCCAAGGGCCTGCCGCTGAACAagagcgcgacgtcgcaGGACCCGCGCGCCGACTTTAGCCTCGCGGACGTCGACTTTGTCGCACTGCACTCTCCTTACGCAAAACTCGTGCAGAAGGGCTTTGCTCGCATG CTTTACAACGACTACCTCGCCGATCCCACCAACGAAAAGTACGCCGAGGTGCCCGCCGAGTACAAGGACCTCGACCGCCGGTCAACCATCACCAACAAGGACCTCGAGAAGCTCTTTACCGCGCTCGCGAAGCCCCTCGGCAACGAGAAGCTCGAGCCGGGTATGGAcacggtgcgccgctgcggtAACATGTACACCGGCTCGCTGTACGGCGGCTTTGCCTCGCTCCTCTCGAACAAGTCgagcgaggagctgcagggCAAGCGCATCCTGATGTACTCCTTCGGctcgggctgcgccgcctcgatgTTTGTCATCCGCGTCGCGGGTGCTACGGACAAGatccgcgcgacgctcgacctgacggagcgcctcgcggccaTGCAGGTCGTGCCGTGCAACGcgtacgtcgacgcgctcaagacgcgcgaggcgacgcaCAA